A window of the Bacteriovorax sp. PP10 genome harbors these coding sequences:
- a CDS encoding TolC family protein: MKKILSTFIITMILFSSTLSFAAETKTFIITPESIRTQMFSSNMTLLQALNNVEKSKLDVSMARAKLLPSLNLGLLIPALANPTFLLAQVSFLFPFLIPSNWAVLKQEKALLEADRLAYKALQLNILSNALSLYYTYLNDIQVQQIYSEQSTTLGLLYQSLKRQASVLGNVTTEDLNMAAAQWEESKIQVSKLQELLIEERAALRTLLGLPLGALYDVKLVELAPTDFELKSASEIAQRSLDVAPEMSQIGFLIKAAKAGKFAKVFGFISSATVSGSSTDGSSAFSGLKAGGGFTIGADTFVNVKIGNNNIAAIQLREDQLREENEKTAEIISGRIVEVKSQKDLTANALRDRLKVYEAQKKQYAIGLIPLQTLFLTQTQLTASYVNNIKNDLDLKMQRLTLQRLVIDGDFAKVVGCKSSDKSFDTSFETSNDKKWFKKDPKESTTTLDDICK, from the coding sequence ATGAAAAAGATCCTATCGACATTTATTATAACGATGATTCTTTTTAGCAGCACACTTAGCTTTGCTGCTGAAACGAAAACGTTTATTATTACTCCTGAGTCTATTAGAACTCAGATGTTTTCAAGCAATATGACTTTGCTTCAGGCCCTAAACAATGTTGAGAAATCAAAACTAGACGTGAGCATGGCAAGAGCTAAACTTCTTCCTTCGCTTAATCTCGGATTGTTAATTCCTGCTTTAGCGAACCCAACTTTTTTACTTGCTCAAGTTTCATTTCTTTTTCCTTTTTTAATCCCTTCTAACTGGGCAGTCTTAAAACAAGAGAAAGCTTTATTAGAAGCAGACCGATTAGCGTACAAAGCTCTTCAGCTTAATATTCTAAGTAATGCCCTTTCTCTTTATTACACTTATTTAAATGATATCCAGGTTCAACAAATCTACTCTGAGCAATCGACAACTCTTGGGCTTTTATACCAAAGCTTAAAGAGACAAGCGTCTGTTCTAGGAAACGTGACAACTGAAGATTTAAATATGGCCGCTGCTCAGTGGGAAGAGTCTAAGATTCAGGTTTCTAAACTTCAGGAGCTTCTGATTGAAGAGCGTGCAGCTTTAAGAACTTTATTAGGTCTGCCATTAGGTGCTCTATACGACGTAAAATTAGTTGAGCTTGCTCCAACTGATTTCGAATTAAAATCAGCAAGTGAAATTGCTCAAAGATCTCTTGATGTCGCTCCAGAAATGTCGCAAATCGGATTTTTAATTAAAGCAGCTAAGGCCGGTAAGTTTGCCAAGGTTTTTGGTTTTATCTCATCAGCAACGGTTTCAGGATCGTCAACTGATGGCTCTTCAGCATTCAGTGGCCTTAAAGCTGGTGGTGGATTCACTATCGGTGCAGACACTTTTGTTAACGTAAAAATCGGGAACAATAATATCGCTGCCATTCAGTTACGTGAAGATCAGTTAAGAGAAGAAAACGAAAAAACGGCCGAAATCATCTCTGGAAGAATTGTTGAAGTTAAATCTCAAAAAGACTTAACGGCAAACGCACTAAGAGACCGCTTAAAAGTTTATGAAGCACAAAAGAAACAATACGCGATTGGATTAATCCCACTTCAGACATTGTTTTTAACTCAGACTCAATTAACAGCTTCTTATGTCAACAATATCAAAAATGATCTTGATTTAAAAATGCAACGCCTGACGCTTCAGCGCCTGGTAATTGACGGTGACTTTGCAAAAGTTGTTGGATGCAAGAGCAGCGATAAGTCTTTTGACACTAGTTTCGAAACGAGCAACGATAAAAAATGGTTTAAAAAAGATCCAAAAGAAAGCACCACAACTCTAGACGATATTTGTAAATAA